The proteins below are encoded in one region of Oncorhynchus gorbuscha isolate QuinsamMale2020 ecotype Even-year linkage group LG01, OgorEven_v1.0, whole genome shotgun sequence:
- the cracdla gene encoding mucin-17 isoform X1, with translation MESFAGDAEGSADDLTGGKRKSKLKTLKTRLFGRSKRETQLSQSAGDVTEAEGLGSAEHLCSGVLGSRALSHDSIFLADQDLSSPEQPRVLSQDNVQGRIKELQMKLQQQNMRLGPSPMVLPIKRPEDLGGSSEDDGLPHSPPEISMGDHRHPRGVSYKFPAPPRHHSSLSLVGTGSEEEEQAISQPLSHPLSPMLKPPLTSFVHPTPSAPLSAFSPASPILDFSTPAQFTPSLDNSAARHRMSIKPRNQRASAKKKRLTMIQKLEQGGLTTPTAPPELTPLKSGPTEAEGCPKTSTSTPTLPCKPSPQEQLHPGVALRPVEIVPGKQPQFSSVTTVQDLRYTPLGDPKPSAPSQTKRDILSKSGVKDSTPSTEGSTKENPVPAAQPAVSLASVVDLRTSSLRWKPEAVAAGQSTTEPPAGPDDAGQAEPRPVSGSFRFSINSARERERPRMGSGGFLGVVEQAGAGAKREGREKGTEVKLISSNASQRGQEQHGGRQEGAKPKEEDLTASDIGEKVLEGEEVEEESREGVEEAVEAKEEAQEEEEEGKSAFGVKLRSTYLSLKVRAESATSQSDLKINRQSQEVGALPLTPYTLSSKPTGLEELQDTPPTNSMPQKLHANTWDAPTTLSSPRGRAGSLREAVTSAQPTPSPLTKEAQTTPAIHKVVPTTPVPAMEAHTTSSTTQDPMTGPQAPPKATVSWMSMAWGKTRDLQQLFTSSLPREFTGMQSPTQPQCQTTTQPQTSSLAQIMTQTQRQNATQPQTQTTMPPQAQTAAQPQSQTQMQPLTAKLLQSHNSAQRPQTAAQTPTQTTKQQQTDKTPQTQNTTQPQTVTQPSTQNTKPSTHVSNQTNTWAAQPTTAPQPLAQSTLNSVPRVTSPSNLRATQHTLRSTPQTQAQATLRSAPIGATSTQPLASSSLSSSPSSTPSQPPWITRGHNPTPQPKPALAPTTNPAPVQATVPALGRGDRTLVLQGKSEEAAVPTEKWVDRDRPGTVGGRAAFLEKRAEWTPPAGSKVELRRTRTPPESQPTAECAAPSKTPPTHRNTKADGRPESSPTKVAGRHADREHKWLRKNMATSSSPSSSPSSSSPLQTISDSGGQPSWMELAKRKSMAWNDKTMD, from the exons ATGGAGTCTTTTGCAGGAGATGCGGAGGGCAGCGCTGATGACCTTACAGGAG GAAAGAGGAAGTCCAAGCTGAAGACCCTGAAGACACGTCTGTTTGGGAGATCCAAGAGAGAGACCCAACTCAGCCAGTCTGCTGGTGATGTCACTGAGGCGGAGGGGCTGGGCTCAGCTGAGCAtct GTGTTCAGGCGTGTTGGGATCACGGGCGTTGTCACATGACAGTATCTTCTTGGCCGACCAGGATCTGTCTAGTCCGGAGCAGCCCAGGGTTCTATCCCAGGATAACGTCCAAGGCAGGATCAAAGAACTCCAG ATGAAGCTCCAGCAGCAGAACATGCGTCTAGGCCCGTCCCCAATGGTCCTGCCAATCAAACGTCCAGAGGACCTGGGGGGCAGCTCAGAGGACGATGGTCTGCCCCACAGCCCTCCTGAAATCTCCATGGGCGACCACAGACACCCCCGGGGGGTATCTTACAAG TTCCCTGCCCCTCCCAGGCACCATAGCTCTCTGAGTTTAGTAGGAACAGGAAGTGAGGAGGAAGAGCAG GCCATCTCCCAACCCTtgtcccatcccctctctcccatgcTCAAACCTCCTCTTACCAGCTTCGTGCACCCCACCCCATCTGCCcccctctctgccttctcccctgcctctcctatctTGGATTTCAGCACCCCAGCCCAGTTCACCCCCTCCCTGGATAACTCTGCCGCCCGCCACCGTATGTCCATCAAGCCCAGGAACCAGAGGGCCAGTGCCAAGAAAAAAAGGCTGACCATG ATCCAAAAGTTGGAGCAAGGGGGGTTGACCACCCCCACTGCACCCCCAGAGCTGACACCCCTTAAGTCTGGTCCCACAGAGGCCGAGGGGTGCCCAaaaacctccacctccaccccaacTCTCCCCTGCAAGCCCTCTCCACAAGAGCAGCTGCATCCTGGGGTTGCTCTGAGACCAGTGGAAATTGTGCCAGGCAAACAGCCACAGTTCTCCTCTGTGACCACAGTACAGGACCTGAGATACACTCCACTGGGAGACCCCAAGCCCTCAGCCCCATCCCAAACCAAGAGGGACATCCTGAGCAAGAGTGGTGTGAAAGATTCAACCCCCAGCACCGAGGGTAGCACCAAAGAAAACCCAGTCCCGGCCGCCCAGCCCGCAGTTAGCCTGGCCTCAGTGGTGGATCTCAGAACATCCTCTCTGAGGTGGAAGCCAGAGGCTGTGGCTGCTGGTCAGAGTACCACAGAGCCACCTGCTGGGCCGGACGACGCAGGTCAGGCAGAGCCAAGGCCAGTCTCTGGATCCTTCCGCTTCTCCATCAACTCTGCCAGGGAGCGGGAGAGACCCAGGATGGGAAGTGGTGGTTTCTTGGGAGTGGTGGagcaggctggggctggggcgaagagggaggggagggagaaggggacagAGGTGAAGTTGATCTCCTCAAACGCCAGCCAGAGGGGGCAGGAGCAGCATGGGGGCAGGCAAGAGGGAGCCAAGCCCAAAGAAGAGGATTTGACTGCCAGCGATATCGGGGAGAAAGTCTTggaaggggaggaggtggaggaggagagcagggagggagtggaggaggcagTGGAAGCAAAGGAGGAggcacaggaagaggaggaagaggggaaatCGGCATTTGGCGTGAAGCTTCGCTCCACCTATCTCTCTCTGAAGGTCCGGGCGGAGTCAGCCACCAGCCAATCAGATCTCAAGATTAACCGTCAAAGTCAGGAGGTGGGTGCTCTCCCTCTTACCCCTTACACCCTTTCCTCGAAACCCACCGGGCTTGAGGAGCTACAGGACACCCCGCCAACCAACTCAATGCCCCAAAAGCTCCATGCAAACACCTGGGATGCCCCAACAACACTGTCTTCACCCAGGGGGAGAGCCGGCTCCCTCAGAGAAGCAG TAACCTCAGCCCAGCCTACCCCCTCACCTCTCACTAAAGAGGCCCAAACCACTCCAGCTATCCATAAGGTGGTCCCAACCACCCCTGTCCCAGCTATGGAAGCCCACACTACCTCCTCAACCACTCAGGACCCCATGACTGGCCCCCAGGCGCCCCCCAAGGCTACCGTATCCTGGATGAGCATGGCATGGGGGAAGACCAGGGACCTCCAGCAGCTCTTCACCAGCAGTCTACCCAGAGAGTTCACTGGCATGCAGTCCCCAACTCAACCGCAATGTcagaccacaacacaaccacagacGTCGTCACTGGCTCAGATCATGACACAAACTCAGAGACAGAATGCAacacaaccacagacacagacgACAATGCCACCACAGGCTCAGACCGCAGCACAACCACAATCACAGACCCAAATGCAACCCCTGACTGCTAAACTACTGCAGTCACATAATTCAGCACAACGACCACAGACAGCagcacaaacacccacacagacCACAAAACAACAGCAGACTGACAAAACACcacagacacagaacacaacacaaccacagaCAGTGACTCAACCATCAACACAGAACACAAAACCATCAACACATGTGTCAAACCAAACCAACACTTGGGCAGCACAACCAACCACCGCCCCTCAACCGCTAGCACAATCTACCCTAAATTCTGTGCCTCGGGTGACCTCACCGTCCAACCTACGAGCAACCCAGCACACCCTGCGCTCCACTCCACAGACCCAAGCTCAAGCCACACTACGATCTGCCCCAATAGGTGCCACTTCCACTCAGCCCCTGGCCTCGTCTTCCCTCTCTTCAAGCCCAAGCTCCACACCCAGCCAGCCGCCCTGGATCACACGAGGTCACAACCCTACCCCTCAGCCCAAACCAGCCTTAGCCCCAACAACAAACCCAGCCCCAGTCCAAGCTACAGTCCCAGCACTAGGGAGAGGTGACAGGACCCTTGTCCTCCAGGGGAAGAGTGAGGAGGCGGCTGTGCCAACTGAAAAGTGGGTGGACCGGGACAGGCCAGGGACTGTGGGAGGGAGGGCAGCCTTTCTGGAGAAACGGGCGGAGTGGACCCCTCCTGCTGGGAGCAAG GTGGAGCTCAGGAGAACGCGGACCCCACCTGAGTCTCAGCCCACAGCTGAATGTGCTGCTCCTTCCAAAACGCCACCCACTCACAGAAACACTAAAGCTGATGGGAGGCCAG AATCAAGCCCAACCAAAGTGGCAGgcaggcatgcagacagagagcacaAATGGCTGAGAAAGAACATGGCAACGTCGTCATCTCCTTCATCATCACCTTCGTCATCATCCCCCCTGCAGACCATCTCTGACAGTGGGGGGCAGCCATCTTGGATGGAACTGGCCAAGAGGAAGTCAATGGCCTGGAATGACAAGACCATGGACTGA
- the creg2 gene encoding protein CREG2 has product MKSHHLSLALFAALLCLCESYTLRNSVSWAVASNDVVVEGELDAVSEEEVAPALLVDNSGLWKQAYPPSVLRNGAEKPKETVKSKKEDGAPVSSASRVFSYRMEEVKAPASAPSPPPHQETARTARYMAHYSDWGHLATISTQDKIKGIPFGNIFSVSDGPMDNSTGVVYFYVTLMDNSVADLRSFPFASLTFSEAEGDFCRQQVYDPEDPRCARLTLTGKMVEVGPEEVEFAQEAMFSRHPVMRKWPVGHNWFFMKLELKQVWLQDWIGGVSLIPLEDYYKATPY; this is encoded by the exons ATGAAGTCACATCATCTTTCCCTGGCATTATTTGCCGCGCTGCTGTGCCTTTGTGAGAGCTACACTCTCAGAAACTCAGTATCTTGGGCTGTCGCCTCCAACGATGTCGTGGTGGAGGGAGAGCTGGACGCCGTTTCCGAGGAGGAGGTCGCCCCGGCTTTGCTAGTGGACAACAGCGGGCTGTGGAAACAGGCATACCCGCCCTCTGTGTTACGAAATGGTGCGGAGAAGCCCAAAGAAACCGTCAAATCGAAAAAGGAGGATGGAGCGCCCGTGTCATCTGCGTCCAGGGTGTTCTCCTATCGGATGGAGGAGGTGAAAGCGCCCGCCAGTGCCCCCTCACCTCCGCCACATCAGGAGACGGCGAGAACCGCCAGATACATGGCCCACTACAGCGACTGGGGACATCTCGCCACCATTTCCACTCAAGACAAG ATTAAGGGCATTCCTTTTGGGAATATTTTCTCGGTCAGTGATGGCCCAATGGACAACAGTACAGGAGTTGTCTACTTCTACGTCACTCTGATGGACAACTCTGTAGCAGACCTGAGAAGCTTCCCATTTGCCTCTCTCACCTTttcagaggcagagggagacttTTGCAG GCAGCAGGTGTATGATCCTGAAGACCCACGCTGTGCCAGACTGACCCTGACAGGCAAGATGGTGGAAGTGGGCCCAGAGGAGGTGGAGTTTGCCCAGGAGGCCAtgttctctag ACACCCTGTGATGCGGAAATGGCCAGTGGGACACAACTGGTTCTTTATGAAGCTAGAGCTCAAACAGGTCTGGCTCCAGGATTGGATTGGAGGGGTGTCACTCATCCCCCTGGAAGACTACTACAAAGCCACACCCTACTGA
- the cracdla gene encoding mucin-17 isoform X3 — MKLQQQNMRLGPSPMVLPIKRPEDLGGSSEDDGLPHSPPEISMGDHRHPRGVSYKFPAPPRHHSSLSLVGTGSEEEEQAISQPLSHPLSPMLKPPLTSFVHPTPSAPLSAFSPASPILDFSTPAQFTPSLDNSAARHRMSIKPRNQRASAKKKRLTMIQKLEQGGLTTPTAPPELTPLKSGPTEAEGCPKTSTSTPTLPCKPSPQEQLHPGVALRPVEIVPGKQPQFSSVTTVQDLRYTPLGDPKPSAPSQTKRDILSKSGVKDSTPSTEGSTKENPVPAAQPAVSLASVVDLRTSSLRWKPEAVAAGQSTTEPPAGPDDAGQAEPRPVSGSFRFSINSARERERPRMGSGGFLGVVEQAGAGAKREGREKGTEVKLISSNASQRGQEQHGGRQEGAKPKEEDLTASDIGEKVLEGEEVEEESREGVEEAVEAKEEAQEEEEEGKSAFGVKLRSTYLSLKVRAESATSQSDLKINRQSQEVGALPLTPYTLSSKPTGLEELQDTPPTNSMPQKLHANTWDAPTTLSSPRGRAGSLREAVTSAQPTPSPLTKEAQTTPAIHKVVPTTPVPAMEAHTTSSTTQDPMTGPQAPPKATVSWMSMAWGKTRDLQQLFTSSLPREFTGMQSPTQPQCQTTTQPQTSSLAQIMTQTQRQNATQPQTQTTMPPQAQTAAQPQSQTQMQPLTAKLLQSHNSAQRPQTAAQTPTQTTKQQQTDKTPQTQNTTQPQTVTQPSTQNTKPSTHVSNQTNTWAAQPTTAPQPLAQSTLNSVPRVTSPSNLRATQHTLRSTPQTQAQATLRSAPIGATSTQPLASSSLSSSPSSTPSQPPWITRGHNPTPQPKPALAPTTNPAPVQATVPALGRGDRTLVLQGKSEEAAVPTEKWVDRDRPGTVGGRAAFLEKRAEWTPPAGSKVELRRTRTPPESQPTAECAAPSKTPPTHRNTKADGRPESSPTKVAGRHADREHKWLRKNMATSSSPSSSPSSSSPLQTISDSGGQPSWMELAKRKSMAWNDKTMD, encoded by the exons ATGAAGCTCCAGCAGCAGAACATGCGTCTAGGCCCGTCCCCAATGGTCCTGCCAATCAAACGTCCAGAGGACCTGGGGGGCAGCTCAGAGGACGATGGTCTGCCCCACAGCCCTCCTGAAATCTCCATGGGCGACCACAGACACCCCCGGGGGGTATCTTACAAG TTCCCTGCCCCTCCCAGGCACCATAGCTCTCTGAGTTTAGTAGGAACAGGAAGTGAGGAGGAAGAGCAG GCCATCTCCCAACCCTtgtcccatcccctctctcccatgcTCAAACCTCCTCTTACCAGCTTCGTGCACCCCACCCCATCTGCCcccctctctgccttctcccctgcctctcctatctTGGATTTCAGCACCCCAGCCCAGTTCACCCCCTCCCTGGATAACTCTGCCGCCCGCCACCGTATGTCCATCAAGCCCAGGAACCAGAGGGCCAGTGCCAAGAAAAAAAGGCTGACCATG ATCCAAAAGTTGGAGCAAGGGGGGTTGACCACCCCCACTGCACCCCCAGAGCTGACACCCCTTAAGTCTGGTCCCACAGAGGCCGAGGGGTGCCCAaaaacctccacctccaccccaacTCTCCCCTGCAAGCCCTCTCCACAAGAGCAGCTGCATCCTGGGGTTGCTCTGAGACCAGTGGAAATTGTGCCAGGCAAACAGCCACAGTTCTCCTCTGTGACCACAGTACAGGACCTGAGATACACTCCACTGGGAGACCCCAAGCCCTCAGCCCCATCCCAAACCAAGAGGGACATCCTGAGCAAGAGTGGTGTGAAAGATTCAACCCCCAGCACCGAGGGTAGCACCAAAGAAAACCCAGTCCCGGCCGCCCAGCCCGCAGTTAGCCTGGCCTCAGTGGTGGATCTCAGAACATCCTCTCTGAGGTGGAAGCCAGAGGCTGTGGCTGCTGGTCAGAGTACCACAGAGCCACCTGCTGGGCCGGACGACGCAGGTCAGGCAGAGCCAAGGCCAGTCTCTGGATCCTTCCGCTTCTCCATCAACTCTGCCAGGGAGCGGGAGAGACCCAGGATGGGAAGTGGTGGTTTCTTGGGAGTGGTGGagcaggctggggctggggcgaagagggaggggagggagaaggggacagAGGTGAAGTTGATCTCCTCAAACGCCAGCCAGAGGGGGCAGGAGCAGCATGGGGGCAGGCAAGAGGGAGCCAAGCCCAAAGAAGAGGATTTGACTGCCAGCGATATCGGGGAGAAAGTCTTggaaggggaggaggtggaggaggagagcagggagggagtggaggaggcagTGGAAGCAAAGGAGGAggcacaggaagaggaggaagaggggaaatCGGCATTTGGCGTGAAGCTTCGCTCCACCTATCTCTCTCTGAAGGTCCGGGCGGAGTCAGCCACCAGCCAATCAGATCTCAAGATTAACCGTCAAAGTCAGGAGGTGGGTGCTCTCCCTCTTACCCCTTACACCCTTTCCTCGAAACCCACCGGGCTTGAGGAGCTACAGGACACCCCGCCAACCAACTCAATGCCCCAAAAGCTCCATGCAAACACCTGGGATGCCCCAACAACACTGTCTTCACCCAGGGGGAGAGCCGGCTCCCTCAGAGAAGCAG TAACCTCAGCCCAGCCTACCCCCTCACCTCTCACTAAAGAGGCCCAAACCACTCCAGCTATCCATAAGGTGGTCCCAACCACCCCTGTCCCAGCTATGGAAGCCCACACTACCTCCTCAACCACTCAGGACCCCATGACTGGCCCCCAGGCGCCCCCCAAGGCTACCGTATCCTGGATGAGCATGGCATGGGGGAAGACCAGGGACCTCCAGCAGCTCTTCACCAGCAGTCTACCCAGAGAGTTCACTGGCATGCAGTCCCCAACTCAACCGCAATGTcagaccacaacacaaccacagacGTCGTCACTGGCTCAGATCATGACACAAACTCAGAGACAGAATGCAacacaaccacagacacagacgACAATGCCACCACAGGCTCAGACCGCAGCACAACCACAATCACAGACCCAAATGCAACCCCTGACTGCTAAACTACTGCAGTCACATAATTCAGCACAACGACCACAGACAGCagcacaaacacccacacagacCACAAAACAACAGCAGACTGACAAAACACcacagacacagaacacaacacaaccacagaCAGTGACTCAACCATCAACACAGAACACAAAACCATCAACACATGTGTCAAACCAAACCAACACTTGGGCAGCACAACCAACCACCGCCCCTCAACCGCTAGCACAATCTACCCTAAATTCTGTGCCTCGGGTGACCTCACCGTCCAACCTACGAGCAACCCAGCACACCCTGCGCTCCACTCCACAGACCCAAGCTCAAGCCACACTACGATCTGCCCCAATAGGTGCCACTTCCACTCAGCCCCTGGCCTCGTCTTCCCTCTCTTCAAGCCCAAGCTCCACACCCAGCCAGCCGCCCTGGATCACACGAGGTCACAACCCTACCCCTCAGCCCAAACCAGCCTTAGCCCCAACAACAAACCCAGCCCCAGTCCAAGCTACAGTCCCAGCACTAGGGAGAGGTGACAGGACCCTTGTCCTCCAGGGGAAGAGTGAGGAGGCGGCTGTGCCAACTGAAAAGTGGGTGGACCGGGACAGGCCAGGGACTGTGGGAGGGAGGGCAGCCTTTCTGGAGAAACGGGCGGAGTGGACCCCTCCTGCTGGGAGCAAG GTGGAGCTCAGGAGAACGCGGACCCCACCTGAGTCTCAGCCCACAGCTGAATGTGCTGCTCCTTCCAAAACGCCACCCACTCACAGAAACACTAAAGCTGATGGGAGGCCAG AATCAAGCCCAACCAAAGTGGCAGgcaggcatgcagacagagagcacaAATGGCTGAGAAAGAACATGGCAACGTCGTCATCTCCTTCATCATCACCTTCGTCATCATCCCCCCTGCAGACCATCTCTGACAGTGGGGGGCAGCCATCTTGGATGGAACTGGCCAAGAGGAAGTCAATGGCCTGGAATGACAAGACCATGGACTGA
- the cracdla gene encoding mucin-17 isoform X2, whose translation MESFAGDAEGSADDLTGGKRKSKLKTLKTRLFGRSKRETQLSQSAGDVTEAEGLGSAEHLCSGVLGSRALSHDSIFLADQDLSSPEQPRVLSQDNVQGRIKELQMKLQQQNMRLGPSPMVLPIKRPEDLGGSSEDDGLPHSPPEISMGDHRHPRGVSYKFPAPPRHHSSLSLVGTGSEEEEQVIPIPVCSFVHPTPSAPLSAFSPASPILDFSTPAQFTPSLDNSAARHRMSIKPRNQRASAKKKRLTMIQKLEQGGLTTPTAPPELTPLKSGPTEAEGCPKTSTSTPTLPCKPSPQEQLHPGVALRPVEIVPGKQPQFSSVTTVQDLRYTPLGDPKPSAPSQTKRDILSKSGVKDSTPSTEGSTKENPVPAAQPAVSLASVVDLRTSSLRWKPEAVAAGQSTTEPPAGPDDAGQAEPRPVSGSFRFSINSARERERPRMGSGGFLGVVEQAGAGAKREGREKGTEVKLISSNASQRGQEQHGGRQEGAKPKEEDLTASDIGEKVLEGEEVEEESREGVEEAVEAKEEAQEEEEEGKSAFGVKLRSTYLSLKVRAESATSQSDLKINRQSQEVGALPLTPYTLSSKPTGLEELQDTPPTNSMPQKLHANTWDAPTTLSSPRGRAGSLREAVTSAQPTPSPLTKEAQTTPAIHKVVPTTPVPAMEAHTTSSTTQDPMTGPQAPPKATVSWMSMAWGKTRDLQQLFTSSLPREFTGMQSPTQPQCQTTTQPQTSSLAQIMTQTQRQNATQPQTQTTMPPQAQTAAQPQSQTQMQPLTAKLLQSHNSAQRPQTAAQTPTQTTKQQQTDKTPQTQNTTQPQTVTQPSTQNTKPSTHVSNQTNTWAAQPTTAPQPLAQSTLNSVPRVTSPSNLRATQHTLRSTPQTQAQATLRSAPIGATSTQPLASSSLSSSPSSTPSQPPWITRGHNPTPQPKPALAPTTNPAPVQATVPALGRGDRTLVLQGKSEEAAVPTEKWVDRDRPGTVGGRAAFLEKRAEWTPPAGSKVELRRTRTPPESQPTAECAAPSKTPPTHRNTKADGRPESSPTKVAGRHADREHKWLRKNMATSSSPSSSPSSSSPLQTISDSGGQPSWMELAKRKSMAWNDKTMD comes from the exons ATGGAGTCTTTTGCAGGAGATGCGGAGGGCAGCGCTGATGACCTTACAGGAG GAAAGAGGAAGTCCAAGCTGAAGACCCTGAAGACACGTCTGTTTGGGAGATCCAAGAGAGAGACCCAACTCAGCCAGTCTGCTGGTGATGTCACTGAGGCGGAGGGGCTGGGCTCAGCTGAGCAtct GTGTTCAGGCGTGTTGGGATCACGGGCGTTGTCACATGACAGTATCTTCTTGGCCGACCAGGATCTGTCTAGTCCGGAGCAGCCCAGGGTTCTATCCCAGGATAACGTCCAAGGCAGGATCAAAGAACTCCAG ATGAAGCTCCAGCAGCAGAACATGCGTCTAGGCCCGTCCCCAATGGTCCTGCCAATCAAACGTCCAGAGGACCTGGGGGGCAGCTCAGAGGACGATGGTCTGCCCCACAGCCCTCCTGAAATCTCCATGGGCGACCACAGACACCCCCGGGGGGTATCTTACAAG TTCCCTGCCCCTCCCAGGCACCATAGCTCTCTGAGTTTAGTAGGAACAGGAAGTGAGGAGGAAGAGCAGGTAATACCGATTCCTGTTTGCAG CTTCGTGCACCCCACCCCATCTGCCcccctctctgccttctcccctgcctctcctatctTGGATTTCAGCACCCCAGCCCAGTTCACCCCCTCCCTGGATAACTCTGCCGCCCGCCACCGTATGTCCATCAAGCCCAGGAACCAGAGGGCCAGTGCCAAGAAAAAAAGGCTGACCATG ATCCAAAAGTTGGAGCAAGGGGGGTTGACCACCCCCACTGCACCCCCAGAGCTGACACCCCTTAAGTCTGGTCCCACAGAGGCCGAGGGGTGCCCAaaaacctccacctccaccccaacTCTCCCCTGCAAGCCCTCTCCACAAGAGCAGCTGCATCCTGGGGTTGCTCTGAGACCAGTGGAAATTGTGCCAGGCAAACAGCCACAGTTCTCCTCTGTGACCACAGTACAGGACCTGAGATACACTCCACTGGGAGACCCCAAGCCCTCAGCCCCATCCCAAACCAAGAGGGACATCCTGAGCAAGAGTGGTGTGAAAGATTCAACCCCCAGCACCGAGGGTAGCACCAAAGAAAACCCAGTCCCGGCCGCCCAGCCCGCAGTTAGCCTGGCCTCAGTGGTGGATCTCAGAACATCCTCTCTGAGGTGGAAGCCAGAGGCTGTGGCTGCTGGTCAGAGTACCACAGAGCCACCTGCTGGGCCGGACGACGCAGGTCAGGCAGAGCCAAGGCCAGTCTCTGGATCCTTCCGCTTCTCCATCAACTCTGCCAGGGAGCGGGAGAGACCCAGGATGGGAAGTGGTGGTTTCTTGGGAGTGGTGGagcaggctggggctggggcgaagagggaggggagggagaaggggacagAGGTGAAGTTGATCTCCTCAAACGCCAGCCAGAGGGGGCAGGAGCAGCATGGGGGCAGGCAAGAGGGAGCCAAGCCCAAAGAAGAGGATTTGACTGCCAGCGATATCGGGGAGAAAGTCTTggaaggggaggaggtggaggaggagagcagggagggagtggaggaggcagTGGAAGCAAAGGAGGAggcacaggaagaggaggaagaggggaaatCGGCATTTGGCGTGAAGCTTCGCTCCACCTATCTCTCTCTGAAGGTCCGGGCGGAGTCAGCCACCAGCCAATCAGATCTCAAGATTAACCGTCAAAGTCAGGAGGTGGGTGCTCTCCCTCTTACCCCTTACACCCTTTCCTCGAAACCCACCGGGCTTGAGGAGCTACAGGACACCCCGCCAACCAACTCAATGCCCCAAAAGCTCCATGCAAACACCTGGGATGCCCCAACAACACTGTCTTCACCCAGGGGGAGAGCCGGCTCCCTCAGAGAAGCAG TAACCTCAGCCCAGCCTACCCCCTCACCTCTCACTAAAGAGGCCCAAACCACTCCAGCTATCCATAAGGTGGTCCCAACCACCCCTGTCCCAGCTATGGAAGCCCACACTACCTCCTCAACCACTCAGGACCCCATGACTGGCCCCCAGGCGCCCCCCAAGGCTACCGTATCCTGGATGAGCATGGCATGGGGGAAGACCAGGGACCTCCAGCAGCTCTTCACCAGCAGTCTACCCAGAGAGTTCACTGGCATGCAGTCCCCAACTCAACCGCAATGTcagaccacaacacaaccacagacGTCGTCACTGGCTCAGATCATGACACAAACTCAGAGACAGAATGCAacacaaccacagacacagacgACAATGCCACCACAGGCTCAGACCGCAGCACAACCACAATCACAGACCCAAATGCAACCCCTGACTGCTAAACTACTGCAGTCACATAATTCAGCACAACGACCACAGACAGCagcacaaacacccacacagacCACAAAACAACAGCAGACTGACAAAACACcacagacacagaacacaacacaaccacagaCAGTGACTCAACCATCAACACAGAACACAAAACCATCAACACATGTGTCAAACCAAACCAACACTTGGGCAGCACAACCAACCACCGCCCCTCAACCGCTAGCACAATCTACCCTAAATTCTGTGCCTCGGGTGACCTCACCGTCCAACCTACGAGCAACCCAGCACACCCTGCGCTCCACTCCACAGACCCAAGCTCAAGCCACACTACGATCTGCCCCAATAGGTGCCACTTCCACTCAGCCCCTGGCCTCGTCTTCCCTCTCTTCAAGCCCAAGCTCCACACCCAGCCAGCCGCCCTGGATCACACGAGGTCACAACCCTACCCCTCAGCCCAAACCAGCCTTAGCCCCAACAACAAACCCAGCCCCAGTCCAAGCTACAGTCCCAGCACTAGGGAGAGGTGACAGGACCCTTGTCCTCCAGGGGAAGAGTGAGGAGGCGGCTGTGCCAACTGAAAAGTGGGTGGACCGGGACAGGCCAGGGACTGTGGGAGGGAGGGCAGCCTTTCTGGAGAAACGGGCGGAGTGGACCCCTCCTGCTGGGAGCAAG GTGGAGCTCAGGAGAACGCGGACCCCACCTGAGTCTCAGCCCACAGCTGAATGTGCTGCTCCTTCCAAAACGCCACCCACTCACAGAAACACTAAAGCTGATGGGAGGCCAG AATCAAGCCCAACCAAAGTGGCAGgcaggcatgcagacagagagcacaAATGGCTGAGAAAGAACATGGCAACGTCGTCATCTCCTTCATCATCACCTTCGTCATCATCCCCCCTGCAGACCATCTCTGACAGTGGGGGGCAGCCATCTTGGATGGAACTGGCCAAGAGGAAGTCAATGGCCTGGAATGACAAGACCATGGACTGA